The following are from one region of the Prevotella communis genome:
- a CDS encoding UDP-N-acetyl glucosamine 2-epimerase, which yields MKNICIVAGARPNFVKVAPLIRAIEKAEGAEYELVYTGREDDPTLETSLFDDLQMPRPSVFFGVDSTILNEITSRVMAHFDAYLEENPADVVIVVDDLASTMAAAIVTKKRGIKLAHLVAGTRSFDMNMPKEVNRLVIDALSDYLFTAGTRSNSVAAREQSDSNNTYMVGNILMDTLRFNHQRLQKPALDIEPGSYFVFTVNRKALLADEDKLKKMLIAMSEAAGGTPIIAPLRGKALEVVSGFRFQVSNLKPQPSLSYLEFGWLTAHAKGIITDSGNVAEEATFNSVPCITLNSYTEHQETVSVGSNVLVGEDPQRLKEEMQRIEAGQWKKCALPDRWDGRTAERIVQILLG from the coding sequence ATGAAAAATATTTGTATTGTTGCGGGCGCACGCCCTAATTTTGTGAAGGTGGCACCTCTGATTCGTGCCATTGAGAAGGCTGAGGGTGCCGAGTATGAACTGGTATATACTGGTCGTGAGGACGATCCTACTTTGGAGACCTCGCTCTTCGATGATTTGCAGATGCCGCGCCCGTCTGTGTTCTTTGGTGTCGACAGTACCATCCTGAATGAGATAACCAGTAGGGTGATGGCTCATTTTGATGCTTATCTGGAGGAGAATCCTGCTGATGTGGTGATTGTGGTCGACGACCTTGCCTCTACGATGGCGGCTGCTATCGTTACCAAGAAACGAGGCATCAAACTGGCACATCTTGTGGCAGGCACCCGTTCGTTTGATATGAATATGCCTAAGGAGGTGAACCGCCTGGTTATTGATGCCCTCAGCGACTATCTCTTTACGGCCGGCACACGCAGTAATAGTGTGGCTGCACGCGAACAGTCGGATAGCAACAATACTTATATGGTGGGAAATATCCTGATGGATACCCTCCGCTTTAATCATCAGCGTCTGCAAAAACCAGCTTTGGATATAGAACCGGGCTCATATTTCGTGTTTACTGTAAACAGAAAGGCGCTCTTAGCCGATGAGGATAAGTTGAAGAAGATGCTTATTGCCATGTCCGAGGCTGCAGGCGGTACACCTATCATTGCGCCTTTGCGAGGCAAAGCTCTTGAAGTGGTTTCAGGTTTCAGGTTTCAAGTTTCAAACCTGAAACCTCAACCCTCCCTGAGTTATCTTGAATTCGGTTGGTTGACGGCTCATGCCAAGGGTATCATCACGGATAGTGGTAATGTAGCCGAGGAAGCTACGTTCAACAGTGTGCCTTGTATCACGCTGAACAGCTATACAGAGCATCAGGAGACGGTCAGCGTAGGTAGTAATGTCCTGGTGGGTGAAGATCCTCAGCGACTGAAGGAGGAGATGCAGCGTATCGAGGCCGGACAATGGAAGAAATGTGCCCTTCCTGACCGATGGGATGGTCGTACGGCAGAACGTATCGTACAGATTCTGTTGGGCTAA
- the rbr gene encoding rubrerythrin — translation MKDLKGTKTEKNLQEAFAGESQARNKYTYYASKAKKDGFVQISNIFLETAANEKEHAEIWFKYLNGGKINDTMANLEDAANGENFEWTDMYARMAEEADEEGFKEIAAKFRMVAKIEKEHEERYRKLLDNVKKECVFSKDNDVIWQCSNCGHIIIGKKAPEICPVCDHPKAYFQVKAENY, via the coding sequence ATGAAAGATTTGAAAGGAACAAAGACAGAGAAAAACCTGCAGGAAGCTTTTGCAGGCGAGAGTCAGGCACGCAACAAGTACACCTACTATGCTTCAAAAGCAAAGAAGGATGGTTTTGTACAGATTAGTAATATCTTCCTGGAGACAGCTGCTAATGAGAAGGAGCATGCTGAGATATGGTTTAAATACCTGAATGGTGGCAAGATCAACGACACAATGGCCAACCTTGAGGATGCAGCCAACGGTGAGAACTTCGAGTGGACAGACATGTATGCCCGCATGGCCGAGGAGGCTGACGAAGAGGGTTTCAAGGAGATTGCCGCAAAGTTCAGAATGGTAGCAAAGATCGAGAAAGAGCACGAGGAGCGTTATCGCAAGTTGCTCGACAACGTCAAGAAGGAGTGTGTATTCTCCAAAGACAACGACGTTATCTGGCAGTGCAGCAACTGCGGACATATCATCATCGGCAAGAAGGCACCCGAGATTTGTCCCGTCTGCGATCATCCCAAGGCTTACTTCCAGGTAAAGGCAGAAAACTATTAA
- a CDS encoding SusC/RagA family TonB-linked outer membrane protein has product MEKRLMTMLVGLFLLVGGVLAQTKVSGTVVSQDDGQPVVGATVLVVGTSTGAVTNANGQFSVTVPAGKKTLRVSYIGMVTQDVTARPNMRISLVSNNKALDEVIVVAYGTQKKSSFTGSAQSISAEDVELRPVTSVTKALEGNVTGVQMTSGSGQPGSSPSIRVRGFGSINASSAPLYVVDGIPYDGSLASLNPSDIESMTVLKDASSGALYGARGANGVVMITTKRGQEGKTNVTWRSNVGWSNRANKRYQNVSQTEFTQLVYEALRNAEWDGGASWTDAEAIARASLGSELGGESYNPFKNYTWDQIIDPATGQVRTDAKSAWNEDWLDAVTRDNALRHEHQLSLSGGNEKTKYAMSLGYLNEDGILKTTSFQRYNARVNVDTKVNDWFRANVGLNVAHSISNFSDYDGTSYSNVWYTAQFVNPLFPVYLKDAEGKSVYRNGQIEYDWGEALANGDQRPGSMSDHSSLGMLMLDKADIRRDVAGMRSGLVFGSDDDKMGWAKGLKLAINFGFDYDNNNRMRYMNMEHGNQAASGGLLTKYSMRTQSYTFNQLLTWSRSFDKHSFDVLAGHEFYAYNYKFMDAERSGLMSGLLELRPGATLKDADSYSLDYRINSWLGRFNYNYDDKYYFSASLRSDASSRFKSGNRTGTFWSLGGNWRISSEEFMKDVKWVDNLSLKLSYGEQGNDDILDADGNSNYYVWQGLSSVAYPNANTVGAVLSTLQNNEVSWEKNSNLNIGLEGTLLDRRIRFSAEYYVRKTTDMLLDYPMAVSTGFSGYSANVGNMKNSGFEFELSGTPVRFQDFEWNVSWMGSTIKNEVTKLTAESPEILSGSYIIKEGLPLNTFYLRKSAGVDPATGKQLYWVYDTDADGNRVNERISDSYSEASSCRYEMGSRIPDLYGSIGTDVSYKGFNLSILTTYSIGGKVLDNMYYNSMNLSYLSSTWNKNVLRRWQKPGDITDVPRVGIKENVHVTDRYLINASYFAIKNITLSYTLPKSLVSKASLGGVKVYGSFDNVALFSHLDGMDPQYNFSGGTTYSYSPNKTLTMGIEVNF; this is encoded by the coding sequence ATGGAAAAAAGACTAATGACAATGTTAGTGGGCTTATTCCTTCTGGTAGGAGGAGTATTGGCTCAGACAAAAGTCAGTGGTACCGTTGTGTCTCAAGATGACGGACAACCCGTAGTGGGTGCAACGGTCCTGGTTGTAGGAACCAGCACAGGTGCTGTGACAAATGCCAATGGTCAGTTCTCAGTGACTGTACCTGCAGGCAAGAAAACCTTGCGCGTATCATACATTGGTATGGTTACGCAGGATGTGACTGCTCGTCCCAACATGCGTATTAGCTTGGTCTCTAACAACAAGGCTCTGGATGAAGTCATCGTTGTGGCTTATGGCACACAGAAGAAGTCTTCATTCACGGGTTCTGCCCAGAGCATCAGTGCAGAGGACGTAGAACTTCGCCCTGTAACGAGTGTAACAAAGGCATTGGAAGGAAACGTGACTGGTGTTCAGATGACTTCTGGTTCTGGTCAGCCTGGTTCTTCGCCTAGTATCCGCGTACGTGGTTTCGGTTCTATCAATGCTTCAAGCGCACCTCTTTATGTGGTTGATGGTATTCCTTACGATGGTAGTCTGGCATCACTGAACCCTTCAGATATTGAGTCTATGACCGTGCTGAAGGATGCTTCTTCTGGCGCTCTGTATGGTGCTCGTGGTGCCAATGGTGTAGTGATGATTACTACCAAGAGAGGTCAGGAGGGTAAAACTAACGTGACTTGGCGTTCTAACGTAGGTTGGTCAAACCGTGCTAATAAGCGTTACCAGAATGTCAGCCAGACTGAGTTTACTCAGTTGGTTTACGAGGCTCTGCGTAATGCTGAGTGGGATGGCGGCGCATCTTGGACTGATGCAGAGGCTATTGCACGCGCCAGTCTCGGCAGCGAACTCGGTGGCGAGAGCTACAACCCCTTCAAGAACTATACTTGGGATCAGATTATCGACCCCGCTACAGGTCAGGTTCGCACAGACGCAAAGTCTGCATGGAATGAGGATTGGCTTGATGCCGTAACACGCGACAACGCTCTGCGTCATGAGCATCAGCTCTCTCTGAGTGGTGGTAACGAGAAGACTAAGTATGCTATGTCACTGGGTTACCTGAACGAGGATGGTATCTTGAAAACCACTTCTTTCCAGCGTTATAACGCCCGCGTGAATGTGGATACAAAGGTGAACGACTGGTTCCGTGCTAATGTTGGTTTGAACGTGGCTCACTCTATTTCAAACTTCAGCGACTATGATGGTACTTCATATTCAAACGTATGGTACACAGCTCAGTTTGTCAATCCCTTGTTCCCTGTATACCTGAAAGATGCAGAGGGTAAGTCTGTCTATAGAAATGGTCAGATTGAGTACGATTGGGGTGAGGCTCTTGCTAATGGCGACCAGCGTCCAGGTTCAATGAGCGACCATAGCTCACTGGGTATGCTGATGCTCGACAAGGCTGACATCCGTCGTGACGTAGCAGGTATGCGTTCTGGTTTGGTATTCGGTAGCGACGACGATAAGATGGGTTGGGCAAAAGGCCTGAAGCTGGCTATCAACTTCGGTTTCGACTATGACAACAATAACCGTATGCGTTATATGAATATGGAGCATGGTAACCAGGCTGCTTCTGGTGGTTTGCTCACCAAGTACAGCATGCGTACTCAGAGCTACACTTTCAACCAGCTGCTGACTTGGAGCCGTTCTTTTGACAAGCACTCTTTCGATGTTCTTGCAGGTCACGAGTTCTATGCTTATAACTACAAATTCATGGATGCAGAGCGTTCTGGTTTGATGAGCGGACTGCTGGAGCTTCGTCCAGGTGCCACTCTGAAGGATGCTGACAGCTATTCTTTGGATTATCGCATCAACTCTTGGCTGGGTCGTTTCAACTATAACTACGACGATAAGTATTATTTCTCTGCTTCTCTGCGTTCTGATGCTTCTTCACGCTTTAAGAGCGGTAACCGCACTGGTACTTTCTGGTCTCTGGGTGGTAACTGGCGTATCTCAAGCGAGGAGTTCATGAAGGATGTGAAATGGGTGGACAACCTGTCACTCAAACTGAGCTATGGTGAGCAGGGTAACGATGACATCCTCGATGCCGATGGTAATTCTAACTATTATGTATGGCAGGGTCTGTCAAGTGTGGCCTATCCTAATGCCAACACTGTGGGTGCTGTGCTCTCTACACTGCAGAACAACGAGGTGTCTTGGGAGAAGAACTCAAACCTAAACATTGGCTTGGAGGGTACTCTTCTGGATCGTCGTATCCGCTTCAGTGCAGAATACTATGTTCGTAAGACAACTGATATGTTGCTCGACTACCCAATGGCTGTTTCAACTGGTTTCTCTGGTTACTCTGCTAACGTGGGTAACATGAAGAACTCTGGTTTTGAGTTCGAGCTGTCTGGTACTCCCGTTCGCTTCCAGGACTTCGAATGGAATGTTTCTTGGATGGGTTCTACTATCAAGAACGAGGTTACCAAGCTGACTGCTGAGTCACCTGAGATTCTTTCTGGTAGCTATATCATCAAGGAAGGTCTGCCTCTGAATACATTCTATCTGCGTAAGAGTGCAGGTGTGGATCCTGCTACTGGTAAGCAGCTCTACTGGGTTTACGACACTGATGCTGATGGCAACCGTGTGAACGAGCGTATCAGTGATAGCTATTCAGAAGCATCTTCTTGCCGTTATGAGATGGGTTCTCGTATTCCAGATTTGTATGGTAGCATTGGTACTGATGTCAGCTATAAAGGCTTCAACCTGTCAATCCTGACAACTTACTCAATTGGTGGTAAAGTGCTGGACAACATGTATTACAACTCAATGAACCTGAGCTATCTCAGTTCTACTTGGAATAAGAATGTGCTGCGTCGCTGGCAGAAGCCAGGTGATATTACCGACGTTCCTCGTGTAGGAATTAAAGAGAATGTTCACGTGACCGATCGTTATCTGATCAACGCTTCTTACTTCGCCATTAAGAACATTACTCTGAGCTATACTCTTCCAAAGTCTTTGGTTAGCAAGGCTAGCCTGGGTGGTGTGAAGGTTTATGGTTCTTTCGATAATGTGGCTCTGTTCAGTCATCTTGACGGTATGGATCCTCAGTATAATTTCAGTGGTGGCACTACTTATTCTTACTCACCGAATAAGACGCTGACCATGGGTATTGAAGTTAATTTCTAA
- a CDS encoding RagB/SusD family nutrient uptake outer membrane protein — translation MKAIYKYTLMGLLGATMLTACSDDQLDTTPSTSVATEKMTGSAGSAIAAIDGIYRTMYTTGYTTGWEHEEFGLSAINLAADLMGEDHIQAKSGSGWFYYDYLYDVKGDYTHTQGRPYGVWNFFYTLIANANYVTTAEKTMTGDPSDVNYVVGQAYAIRAFSYFMLAQWYSRTLVGHETEPCVPIYTEPTTKDTQGKARETVAKVYEQIDSDIKKAEELLSATEHDRNSKSHINLAVAYGLHARIAQVEEKWDDVLTYSTKAIAEAKKEKINIIEVGQFAGLNKVSASNVMWGMNIIADQTTGYAGFFTHMDADQGKYGASARQQITRGLYNKMGANDARRAWWNPEDPANGDNGYQQEKFKFVNYATWEGDYIFMRVEEMYLAKAEAECMLGNDVDAQNTLKALMAYRDPDYTCAKTGTAMSATTDLASGSLREEIIKQRRIELWGEFGRIYDIRRLHQGFVRSTADGHPSAAASAKLNAATSNPESYKWVMVIPQAEFDGNANMDDSKDQNPFD, via the coding sequence ATGAAAGCAATATATAAATATACACTGATGGGCTTGCTTGGTGCAACCATGTTGACTGCTTGCTCAGATGATCAGTTGGACACCACGCCTTCTACCTCTGTTGCAACAGAGAAGATGACAGGCTCTGCAGGTAGTGCTATTGCAGCTATTGATGGTATCTACCGTACAATGTACACCACTGGTTATACAACAGGATGGGAGCATGAGGAATTTGGACTCTCTGCTATCAACCTGGCTGCCGACCTGATGGGTGAAGACCACATTCAGGCAAAGTCTGGTAGTGGTTGGTTCTACTATGACTATCTCTATGATGTGAAGGGTGACTATACTCATACACAGGGTCGTCCTTATGGTGTGTGGAATTTCTTCTATACGCTGATTGCCAATGCCAACTATGTGACAACGGCTGAAAAGACAATGACTGGCGACCCTTCAGACGTGAATTATGTTGTTGGTCAGGCTTACGCTATCCGTGCCTTCAGCTATTTCATGCTGGCTCAGTGGTATTCACGTACTCTGGTAGGTCATGAGACGGAACCTTGTGTACCTATCTACACGGAGCCCACTACAAAGGATACGCAGGGTAAGGCTCGTGAGACTGTTGCTAAGGTATATGAGCAGATTGACAGCGACATCAAGAAGGCTGAGGAACTGCTCTCTGCTACGGAACACGATCGCAATAGCAAGTCACACATCAATTTGGCTGTAGCTTACGGTCTGCACGCACGTATCGCACAGGTAGAGGAGAAATGGGATGATGTTCTGACTTATTCTACCAAGGCTATTGCCGAGGCTAAGAAGGAGAAGATTAATATCATAGAAGTTGGCCAGTTTGCCGGACTTAACAAAGTGTCTGCATCTAACGTGATGTGGGGTATGAACATCATTGCTGACCAGACCACAGGTTATGCAGGCTTCTTCACTCATATGGATGCTGATCAGGGAAAATATGGTGCGTCTGCCCGTCAGCAGATAACCAGGGGCCTTTACAACAAGATGGGTGCTAACGATGCCCGTCGTGCTTGGTGGAACCCTGAGGATCCTGCAAATGGTGACAATGGTTACCAGCAGGAGAAGTTCAAGTTCGTGAACTATGCTACATGGGAAGGTGACTATATCTTCATGCGTGTTGAGGAAATGTATCTGGCAAAGGCTGAGGCCGAGTGTATGCTGGGTAATGATGTTGATGCTCAGAATACATTGAAGGCCTTGATGGCTTATCGTGATCCTGATTATACTTGCGCAAAGACTGGTACAGCAATGTCTGCAACAACCGATTTGGCAAGTGGCTCACTGCGTGAGGAAATCATCAAACAGCGTCGTATTGAGTTGTGGGGTGAGTTCGGTCGTATCTATGATATCCGCCGTTTGCATCAGGGCTTCGTACGTAGCACAGCCGATGGTCATCCTTCAGCTGCAGCATCAGCTAAGTTGAATGCTGCCACAAGTAATCCTGAGAGCTACAAGTGGGTGATGGTTATTCCTCAGGCTGAGTTCGATGGCAATGCAAATATGGATGATAGTAAGGATCAGAATCCATTTGATTAA
- a CDS encoding Gmad2 immunoglobulin-like domain-containing protein: MKKYILGLALFAGMMLTACDTDNVGTTYTTSAQNISFENAEPNTVVTKASSVTVPVAITRSNTASEYTVHYTFSTEDGTVLTDKNGGTATFAAGEWSTTVSIDAAGMEPGTTYTCKLTLSDEDVATADTIVGGSINATTTVTVMCDYDWEELGTGVYTSELFEDSWEQPVLRAKGTNVYKLPDCLYKGYDIQFELSDDGNSLVAFEPQKMGYKHSSYGMVYFYSEEMARVGNVLNFSMYGLVVYNGKLATLWSGFTESIQLP, encoded by the coding sequence ATGAAGAAATATATATTAGGCTTGGCCTTATTCGCAGGTATGATGCTTACTGCTTGTGATACGGATAACGTGGGCACTACTTATACCACGTCGGCTCAAAACATCTCATTTGAGAATGCAGAGCCAAATACTGTTGTAACAAAAGCGTCTTCAGTTACTGTACCTGTTGCTATAACTCGTTCTAATACGGCATCTGAATATACGGTACATTATACTTTCTCTACAGAAGATGGTACTGTACTGACAGATAAGAATGGTGGTACTGCAACCTTTGCAGCTGGTGAGTGGTCAACAACTGTCTCTATTGACGCTGCTGGTATGGAGCCTGGTACAACCTATACTTGTAAACTGACACTTAGCGATGAAGACGTTGCTACCGCTGATACGATTGTTGGAGGTTCAATTAATGCTACAACAACTGTCACTGTGATGTGTGACTACGATTGGGAAGAGCTTGGTACGGGTGTTTACACGTCAGAACTCTTTGAGGACAGCTGGGAACAGCCTGTTTTACGTGCAAAAGGAACAAATGTATACAAACTTCCTGATTGTCTTTACAAAGGCTATGACATCCAGTTTGAACTGAGTGATGATGGTAACAGTCTTGTTGCTTTTGAGCCTCAGAAGATGGGTTATAAGCATAGTAGCTATGGCATGGTCTATTTCTATTCTGAGGAAATGGCTCGTGTAGGTAATGTATTGAATTTCAGTATGTATGGACTGGTAGTATATAATGGAAAATTAGCAACCTTGTGGAGTGGATTTACCGAGTCTATTCAGCTTCCATAA
- a CDS encoding asparaginase, whose translation MKPQISNLKPQISNLKPQISKILLIYTGGTIGMNHNPQTGALEPFDFEHLLSRVPELTQFQTEIATHQFNPPIDSSDMSPKLWTELAHIIADHYEEYDGFVILHGTDTMAYTASALSFMLENLTKPVILTGSQLPIGQLRTDGKENLITSIEIAAARRQDGTAMVPEVGIYFNGHLMRGNRTTKQSADEFDAFESFNYPHLADAGVEITYHDEYIHRPSAIRLQNPSLTPQFRLDNNVIIFSLFPGIREDLIRHIIATPNLRAIVMRTFGSGNAPQNPWLISALREGTRRGKVIINISQCLQGCVEMGRYDTGYQLQEAGVISGYDGTVEAAVTKLMYLQGKYDDPEQVRKFMKQSICGEITV comes from the coding sequence ATGAAACCTCAAATCTCAAACCTCAAACCTCAAATCTCAAACCTCAAACCTCAAATCTCAAAGATACTATTGATTTACACCGGTGGTACCATCGGTATGAACCACAACCCACAGACAGGTGCTCTGGAGCCATTTGACTTCGAGCACCTGCTTAGTAGGGTGCCAGAGCTGACTCAGTTTCAGACCGAGATAGCCACCCATCAGTTCAACCCGCCCATCGACTCCAGCGACATGTCGCCAAAGCTCTGGACAGAGTTGGCACATATCATTGCCGATCATTACGAGGAGTACGACGGTTTTGTGATTTTGCACGGCACAGACACAATGGCCTACACAGCCTCTGCCCTGTCGTTCATGCTCGAGAACCTCACCAAGCCCGTTATACTCACTGGTTCACAGCTGCCTATCGGCCAGTTGCGTACCGATGGCAAGGAGAACCTCATCACCAGCATCGAGATTGCTGCCGCCCGTCGTCAGGACGGCACGGCGATGGTGCCCGAAGTAGGCATCTATTTCAATGGTCACCTGATGCGCGGCAATCGCACCACCAAACAGAGTGCTGATGAGTTCGATGCCTTCGAGTCATTCAACTATCCCCATCTGGCGGATGCAGGTGTAGAGATCACCTATCACGACGAGTACATCCATCGTCCATCAGCCATCCGTCTTCAGAACCCATCCCTCACCCCACAGTTCCGCCTCGACAACAACGTGATTATCTTCTCACTGTTCCCAGGCATCCGTGAGGATTTGATTCGTCATATCATTGCCACACCCAATCTGCGCGCCATAGTGATGCGTACCTTCGGCTCTGGCAATGCGCCCCAGAACCCCTGGCTGATCAGCGCCCTGCGTGAAGGCACCCGCAGAGGCAAGGTCATCATCAATATCAGTCAGTGTCTGCAAGGCTGTGTGGAGATGGGACGCTACGACACTGGCTACCAACTTCAGGAAGCCGGCGTCATCAGCGGCTACGACGGCACCGTAGAGGCAGCAGTCACCAAACTGATGTATCTGCAAGGAAAATATGATGATCCAGAGCAGGTGCGGAAATTTATGAAACAGAGTATCTGTGGAGAGATAACGGTGTAA
- a CDS encoding four helix bundle protein — MKTIENNIYDIASDFAIRIVNLYKYLTDEKHEYVMSKQILRSGTSIGANSFEGKNAQSRADFCNKMSIALKEAGETGFWLDLIHKSKYIDDSQFESLYADWNRIYAVLIKIVKTTKNIKE, encoded by the coding sequence ATGAAGACTATTGAGAATAATATCTATGATATTGCAAGCGACTTTGCCATAAGGATTGTCAACCTGTATAAGTATCTTACAGATGAGAAACATGAATATGTCATGTCAAAGCAGATTCTCAGATCAGGAACTAGTATCGGAGCCAACTCGTTCGAAGGAAAAAATGCCCAAAGTAGAGCTGATTTTTGCAACAAAATGAGTATCGCCTTAAAAGAGGCTGGAGAAACAGGGTTCTGGTTAGACCTAATCCACAAATCAAAATACATCGATGATTCTCAATTCGAATCATTGTATGCCGATTGGAATCGAATATATGCAGTACTCATCAAAATTGTTAAAACGACAAAAAACATAAAAGAATGA
- a CDS encoding porin, whose product MKKVLLAALMMGATLGAQAQSEWFKNVKFSGYGMVQYQASDQDAKENNGFNLRLVRMALEGRAHEDFYWKVQMQINGNTYDPDKSSTDIRLVDLFGEWQKYEFFKVKAGQFKRPFTFENPMHPITQGFMSYSQNVSKLAGFSDRCGGNASNGRDIGVQIQGDFLKNAEGRNLLHYQVGAFNGEGINQKDKDNRKDIIGGMWVMPVKGMRIGAFGWTGSRAGVGEKNRYALSGEYAQNDWTFRTEYIHSQGWNAAHTSDKADGIYALCIAPIQKNKMHVKARYDLYREAKEWGQSKTMYEVGADYMFTKNLQINLEYARVNDRTIANADKHNYNMVDVELDFRF is encoded by the coding sequence ATGAAGAAAGTATTATTAGCAGCCCTGATGATGGGCGCAACACTGGGCGCACAGGCTCAGAGCGAATGGTTTAAGAATGTGAAGTTCAGTGGTTACGGCATGGTGCAGTATCAAGCCAGTGACCAGGATGCTAAAGAGAACAATGGTTTCAACTTGCGCTTGGTTCGTATGGCATTAGAAGGCCGTGCCCACGAGGATTTTTATTGGAAGGTACAGATGCAGATCAATGGTAACACCTACGATCCTGACAAGTCTTCAACCGACATTCGTCTGGTTGACCTCTTTGGTGAGTGGCAGAAGTACGAGTTCTTCAAGGTGAAGGCAGGTCAGTTCAAGCGTCCCTTCACATTCGAGAACCCCATGCACCCTATCACACAGGGCTTCATGAGCTACTCTCAAAACGTCAGCAAGTTGGCTGGTTTCTCTGACCGCTGTGGCGGCAACGCTTCAAATGGTCGTGACATCGGTGTTCAGATTCAGGGTGACTTCCTCAAGAATGCCGAAGGTCGCAACCTGCTGCACTATCAGGTAGGTGCTTTCAATGGTGAGGGCATCAACCAGAAGGATAAGGACAACCGCAAGGACATCATCGGTGGAATGTGGGTAATGCCCGTTAAGGGTATGCGCATTGGTGCTTTCGGATGGACTGGTAGTCGTGCCGGTGTTGGCGAGAAGAATCGCTACGCCCTCTCAGGCGAATATGCCCAGAACGACTGGACCTTCCGCACGGAGTATATCCACAGCCAGGGTTGGAATGCAGCCCACACCAGCGACAAGGCCGATGGTATCTATGCCCTTTGCATTGCTCCTATCCAGAAGAACAAGATGCACGTAAAGGCTCGCTACGACCTCTACCGCGAGGCCAAGGAATGGGGACAGTCAAAGACCATGTATGAGGTTGGTGCTGACTACATGTTCACCAAGAACTTGCAGATCAACCTGGAGTATGCCCGTGTGAACGACCGCACCATCGCCAACGCCGACAAGCACAACTACAACATGGTTGACGTGGAGCTTGACTTTAGGTTTTGA